The stretch of DNA AACAGATAATCTGAAAATACCATATCATAGTACTTTCTTACTTGCTGTGTGTAACAATAATTTGGTCTGGAGTCACACATTCAGTTTTCgcattttaaagattaaagagATAAGATCAGTATAGTGGGGTAagttaaaaaagataatacatataaagtaaTTAGCAGCGTATCTGGCACTTTAGGTGAATTCTGTTAGTGgtaatgataattattataaaattacaatATCTCTCATTTTTTGAAAGCTTATTTTGTGCCATCCACTCTACTTGTTGATTTATATATTACCTCCTTTAACTTTTCTATATTcccataaaaatgaattattatctcattttatagtgGAGATTTAGAGAGATTCAGTTACTGATTGGATCATATAGCGAATAAATGACAGTCAGGATTTGAATCTGGGAGTTATATTCTGTAAACACtatattattctgaatttttaagCACTATCTGAACCTAAATCATGTTTACTGCAATGTTCAGTAGTTAAAAGGAACACAGCTCATCAGAAGCTATGTATGGTGTTAGGAAACCCTTCTTGGAGATTGAACAGGCCAAAGAAAAAGTGTTGTAGGGATCAGGAGCATTTAGATTGTTACCCAAGGGACAAACAGAACAGTGTGAGGGAAAAATGAAATGGCCAACTGCTGGGAAATTAGAATAAATCACTTGAGATTCTTGCTATTATTAATGCTTACAGATTTATATCGCACAAAAAGGACATGTTTTAATGGTAAGAGTATTAAATAAAGAAGAGGATGAAAAAGGATTTACAGCTTAGGGCCTTGGAATTTATAACTTTTGTCTGCCCAAAGAAGGATCAATAGGCAATACTATGTGCTGAAAATAATATGGTATACAGTCACGTAAAGTGTTGTTACCACATGAAGTACAGAGGCCCACTTTTTATGTAATGTAGCCACTCATGCTAAAATATTCTAGGTTTTATTTAATTGTCTGTTTGCCAGATCTGGAAGTGCTAACAGGAGAGGGAAAAGAGCAATTCTTTTCTCTGGAAATGCAACCACTTTTATATATTCTAGGCAggcaataaagaaaagaatttgcccCCAGAATAATTCTTTGAGGAcaggaattttgttttcttcattatatttCTCTCACTTAACCAGAGTGCCTAGAATGCTAACTGCTAAGTATTGTCGGATGAATGAATACCTTCCAAACTACACCattctaataattatttatgGCTTATTGTATATCAGTGCTATTTCATAGAGACAAGGAGATAAAACCACAGGACTGGCCTTTAAGAAGTTTGAAGCTTAAtggcaaaagagaagaaaagatggcTAACGTCAGTTGGAGAAACATAAGCTTGAATTCTTCTTTCTAATAGAATATGTTTGTCTTGAGATGATTGCAGTTTTATTGCAGCACATCACTGTTAAATGGAAGTGACTTTCTCCTTCTGAACTGTTGCTTGCAGGAAGCTTTGGAATGGTCTGGTACATGTTTTGGCTTTTGGTGTCTTATGAAAGTCCTGCAAAGCATCCTACTATTACAGATGAAGAACGTAGGTACATAGAAGAAAGCATTGGAGAGAGTGCAAATCTTTTAGGTGCAATGGAAGTAAGAAATTTATTATGGTGTATATTCCTATCTTATTCCCATCTCGCCCCCATTGACCAACCAAACTATCTTACAAGTTCTTCCTCAGCAAAACTAATTTGGTATCAATCAtaacttcttttattttggtCCATCCATATTCTCTGACTTAGGAATAATAGCTATTTCCTCcatctgtcatttatttttttcctttatcctttcttaagcatttaaaaatgtacactgGGTGATAACTATGACTGCAAacctaaacaatatttttaaacagttCAATATGGTctatatttaaacaaatacaataaatagTTGTTCATTTTAcgttaaaaaaatccaaatcagCCATGAAAATGGCAATTTTTGGTTTGTtgaatacagtagtccccccgcATCCTGAACAGATCTATTCCAAGACCCCCCGGGTTGCTACCGAACCCTACATATAatgtttttcctatacatacatacctatgataaaatttaatgtataaattGGGTATAGTAAGTGATTGACCACAGTGACTAATGCTAAAAtagaattataacaatatactgtaaggAAACTTAAGTGAATGTGCCCCCCCCACCCtgtaaaatatcttattgtactgtacaactagtaactgaaacctcagaaagtGAAACCGCGGTTAAGGGAGGACTACTATATTCTAAATGTAAGTTTAATACATGTGTATTTATGTCATATGTAGTTTAGGAGATACTGAAGCATTAGAATGCCAATAATAGACAGCTGATATAAAAGAATTAtaacataatttaattattttattgataaaatatcATTATCTTTCAGGATTATTACTATGAATATCAAGCATTATAAAGACAATGTTGTGAAGCCCTTTTTTCTGATGATTTGATTTCTTCTGATTTAcctaaaaaagagagaaaacatagtTCTATTTCAATAATGCAAATGTTTTATTCCACATAACACTGATACATTGTACATAGTAATTAATACAAAAGCCACctgatgttatattttaaaaaggtggctgggcgtcgtggctgggcacggtggctcacgcctgtaatcccagcactttgggaggccgaggcgggtggattgcctgaggtcaggagtttgagaccagtctggccaacatgggaaaccccgtctctactaaaaatacaaaaatattacccgggcctggtggtgtgagcctgtaatcccagccactcggaaggctaagacagaggaattgcttgaaccagggaggtggaggttgcagtgagctgaaatcactccactgcactccagcctgggcgacaaacaagactccgtctcgaaaaaaaaaaaaaaaaaaaaggagaacacTGTTTAGTAAAATTAGTGTATTTAGACATATTGAGGCATTAGGCGATCTGATCAATGATAGTTTCCTTATGCTAAGAGCTGAAAGGTGTCATACACTAGTTGAAGAAACAATGCCCCTTACATATTAtgcatttgttcttttaaaacaaacaccTCCTGCTCCCTAGTCTAGGTGTGTTTGATTCTAGCTCAGATTCTCTACTTCATTTGTAAGAGAATGCCTGTCTTTGACATCTCatcataggttaaaaaaaaaaaaagtctatcacCCATTATTGTTGAGCCAAATTGGCCcttaatgaataagaaaaatccCATATCATATATAATTCAGAAGTTAAACTTCAATGGTTTAAACAAATCTTTACTGTGTAGTTGTTCCATGAGTTAGCTTGGCATTAGAACTTTCCTCTTTGTGTTTCCTTCTATAAATAGACTAATAATTTCTTACGGTGGCTACTCAGAAGCAAGAGGTGATATGGGAGTGGGTGGAAGATTGCTAGTATGCACTGGTGCCCACTAGCTGCAGTTATTTTGAGCAGAAGTTCTGAGTTTAGCCTCAATTTCTAGCCCCAAATTAATGTGATCAGCCTATATCCTATTAATTCATTATGTTCTTTTATTTGCCAGTTCTTGAGAGGTCATATGTCtagattagaaataaattttaaaaataatcagaaattctGCCTAAGTAAAAACTAATTCCTACAAATGACCCCAGAAAGAACAGCAGGAGAATGAAAAAACAGCATAATCTTCAGCTCCCCACTTCCTATACCTCACTGCTTTTCTAAAGACAATATTTTACTTCTTACTGATGTTTCATATGTTCCTGTAGcttcaaagtaaattttaaaatgagattatgtgGGAATAGAACTTGCATTTTAGttaatttgaactttttttatTGTGAGTGAATTTAATATACAGCAAAGGAGAAAGAGTACTGACAGGAATATCATATACTCATCACATAGGTGTAACAATTATCGTCTTGtcatatttatttcacttttgttttgatgaactatttcaaagtaaataaaacatcaaaatactTTATCCATAAATACTTCATATGCATATCTAGAAAAATGATATTCTCCCTCACTATCTCAGTACTACTATCACActtaacataattaaaaacaattctgtATCATCATTTAACTCCTACATCATATTCAAATTTCTAATACCATCTATATTCTAATATCTAACctatattcaaatttattttaagctGTTTGTTTTGAATCTGAATTTGATCAAGAATCACACATTGCAACTTATTGCAAAgtcttttaaatctgtttttctttaaaatatatttaaatatagcaTATGTACAGAAAAAAACACTAATAGTAAACAATCAGCttgcttaatttttataaactaaaCATAAACAGGGAGTTCAATAAATAGAACATTATCAGAATACCATAATCTTCCCTTTAATCCGCCAACAATTTTTTAAGGTATAAGGTGAgatatttttctattgcttttgatGAAGTACTTTACCATGTAAAGAATAAAGTTCTTAGGAAAGATGATCCTGGTATGAATGAAAGGATCTTTGCCCAACAGGGAAAagttcttttacttttaatagtATTCTGGAGTCATTTCTTATGCTAACATAATACTATAATGCAGACATTTCTGTCTTCtgacatttttattatctttgaaataAGTGTACGCATCTGGAATTATTTTCCCAGAacatattgatttctttttaaaaactgtacttTTGGAACCCATTTATGACACTGCCACTAAAATTTTTTATCCAAAGCCACAGAATTCATTACATAGTATTAggacagatttttgtttttgtttgtttctttttttgtcttgcaTATATTTATGATCACCACATCATAACTTCCTACTGTGTTGCATTTAAAGTGATCTTTAAAAGGCTTAATTACAGCCACAACCAATACTAGCAATTATGAGGTTTTCCATTCAGGAATAATTGTTAAATCCACGTGAAAggtgtttgcttcctctttcaGTAATTTAGTTAGGTCAAGGATCCCAAGTTAACTTTTAACAAAGTTATTTTAGGCTACTGTTTCCTCACCAAGCAGTATTTTGGTGTTCAGAATAAAGTAATTGAGAAATAATTAGGGAATATGAGAGATATTTTAATGGCTAAAAATATTAGTCTTGGGGGAGAATATGTACTTGCTTACATTTTGGCATACACTGAAACTTTAAGTACAAttaggtttaattttttaaaggggtCATATGCAAAGCTGATCATATTTAGGTTGTTAATGTTGAatgctttgaatattttaagtaaCTAATTATGTGCCAAAGGTACGCTGGGGGTAGACAAATGCTTTCACCCAGCTGTTCTGAGTTTTATAGAACCTTGAACTCCAGTGTCACAGAATTTATAGTTATAGCTACTAGCTATCAAGATAATTTATGATTGATTGATAGTAGAATAATTGACTTAGATTGATTGGTAGTAGAATAATTGACTTCAGGTAGGGTCTAGAATACTGTACTCTTAAGattttgtatctttcttttcATGAATACATTGGATTTTCAACgttttaaatgaaatgttttggaTATCACAAGCTCACTGATGTGGCAGTGAGTTTTTGCTGAGATATGGTCTatcaccattaaaaaaataaaacaaatggaaaaaaaaaccttaagaaaCTAGGACCTATGCTTTTGGAATCAATTTTCTATAATTATGTAATCCTGCATATTCCTAAAGCTGGAACAATCTAATAAGTTGCAGTGATtgagatcttattttttttctcttccaatgATTATTTACGTAGCTAAGGTTAACTGGGTGGTTATAATTAATGCTTCACTACATCTTCCTACTTCCTACTTATGACCTGTCATATACATCCTGAAAATGCAAAGCACCTATTATTCCCACTtaggtttgaaaatatttaaaatggtcaTAATGTCTCTCTTTTTGGAATTTCAGAAATTCAAGACTCCATGGAGGAAGTTTTTTACATCCATGCCAGTCTATGCAATAATTGTTGCAAACTTCTGCAGAAGCTggactttttatttattgcttattaGTCAGCCAGCATATTTTGAGGAAGTCTTTGGATTTGAAATTAGCAAGGTATGTAAAATGTATTCTTATATAAATTGTGGATTACCTGTGTATTTAAGTGAATACTAAATtcatttgcaaaaatttttatcttctaattttcagagattattcatttattcattaaacaaataactGCTAGGAAATAGAAGCAAAGTAAAATGTTTCATTGTCTACTGTATTCTGTTGTCTGCTAGAATTGCTCTCTGGTACTGAGAATACAGGCAAAACAAACCTAGTTTCTGCCTTCATGGAACTTAGAGCCCAGTTGGAGCGAGCAGCGGTGTAATCTTTTCCCTGTAAATAAACATAACTCCCTTTAAGTCTCAGCTCACAGACAatgtaacaaacaaaaaaagtattccATTCAAATAGAATTCTACTTACAAATTTCCAATCTAATTATTCTTCAATGCTCTTAGAACTCTTGTCCAGCTACAAGATATGAGGattgtaaaaagaaaatctgaaaacacTCTTATATTTTGTCCATCCAATCTATTaatttaacaagtatttgttgaacacAATGTGCAGAACTTTATGTgagatgcagaaataaaaacatggttTCTGTCCTCAAAATGCTCACAGCTTGGTGGTGTAAACGTGAAAGTAAGTTACCAATTAGAATACAGCATGCTAACTTCCACAGACATTTGTTCAGAGCTATGGGAATATAATCATTTTGAGATTTTCTATGAGgataaaatgaacacaaaaataCTACTCTATCTTTATATAGGAACTCGAAATTTAGAAACTACTCTCATATTCATGAACAACCTTTGTTGTTTGACCTGTTGAACAACAATCGTCATTTCTATTGAAATGATGGGGAAACAGAAACTAGAGAAAGCATTTAAATTGCTTAAAGCCACGCTAGTAATGCACGACAAAATCAAGTTTAGACAAAGATTCTTTGATTTCTGTTTAATTATCTTTACTATGCCATTCAAATTCAGGTAAATCATATATCCATTCAAGTATTTAGTGAGTATCTGCTCAATGCCATCTCTGTGCCAAGCCCTTTGCTAAGTCCTGAATACATTGTCTGTGCTGGCAATGGTCTTGCTATCTCTCTTCATGTCATTACATAAGTCCAGCTGGGCTCGCTATTCATATTCTATCTCTACTTGAAAGACTATCTGAGACCTGGGACTGAAGAAAACCTCAGTTTAGGAGTAGCTATTCTAAGAGCTCTTTTGTAATTCCTGTTTCTAAGGAAACTGTTTCCTCCATCCCCGAGAAGAATGGCTGCTTTAGACAGAGCTCTTCTCTCTAGAGCTGATCAAACATTCCAGGGTAGCCTTTGGGAACTCTGAGAGGTGTTATACTTCTCAACAAAGGCTGCTGGAGGTGTGCGTCCATTTTCATAATCTAGGACAAATATGATACCGACAGGCTATTAATAAAGCCAGTTCTCGGGGGCAGAGTGAGGAAGCCAACTGATGTTAATGAAACTGTGTGGTCATTTTGGTCCTGTAGCTCCAATTAATTGAGAATGCTTGAGTAAAAGCAATGGTATTTTgcaaaaagtaattataaatcAACCAGCAGATGGGttgatttatttcattcattagttatatttttaaataaaattgtggaTAAATTCACACACACAGATTGGTCTTCAGATACTAATTAgattagtttaaaaaattctgacTTAGCTGAAAAAATTGTATAGGAGATGATGGAGAACATAGGGAATTTGCTTTGGGTCTAGACTGACATGGCTTCAAATCTAAGTTCTACAACAAAGTATTGGTATATAATCTTGGGCAGCGTTTTGAATAATTATCGgcttcaattttcttatctctaaataATGGTATTAACTTAATACCATTAAATGATAATGATATTATTTAAGAAGTGCAGCCAAATTTAGGTGaagtaagtaaaatatttacatggAGGGTCATTCTCTGCAACTTTAGTTAAATTGGGTatcctacagaaaaaaatatgagtgCAATGGCTTAACCTTCATTCTAAGTATACTGACTTAGTTCAGACAGcactgtatatataaataaaattgtaacatAGATTTTATATCAGTTAGCTATATGTTAATTGTATTAGTTAActgagatatacatatatatatcattatatattggCATAGGCTAATACAATATATATCAGGtaaatacttttttcattttttaaaacaagtatatatatatatacacacatacacatatatatatataatttaatatattatatcagCCTATGCTTATATGTAACATATTCAGGCCCTTGAAAATGGCATATCAGCGGGTCAGTGCTAGGATTAACCAGCACTTTCAAAGGTCAGATTATAGGGGCAAGCCAAATGAGAATAGACATCCATTCCTTTTGAGCTTCCTATTTAGGGGAGGAGAAGAACAGTGTTGGCTGGTTGTGCTTTGCTGCTATTTCTGAACAAGACGTGGATCAGATAGGAAGACATACGATCTAGACTATGACCCAGAAAAGCTAAAAGAAGGATGAGGCAAAAATCTAATTACCTGGAGTTTCTATGAAGAATAAATCAATTATAAGCTCAAAAACATTTATCCTAGCCTTGCaaaaccttaaaataataagcacACTTGTATGTGATTGACATGAATGATCTTTAGGAAGGTTTTGATCATTTTGATCATGTGTCAAGTGATTACTCATGATAAGTCCCCAAAAGCCAAGAAGACCACTGAATAGCTCAAAAACTTGAAACCTCTTTGGCTCTTTTGAGGTCAAATACAGAGTATATCCACATATTAAGAAAATAGGAGAGTCAATACCCTTAAATGTTAAATCAATATGCTAAAATAGTCTAAAACTTATCTCATTAACCCTGTAGATTTTTAGCACCTTGCATTTTCCATAGTGCTTTGCACACCCTTTGCTGAAAGTGTGAAAAAATAACCATAGCTTTGTTCCTTTCTTATCCAAAGTAGTCAAAATGATTGTTCAAATAGATAGTAAATAACAGAggattttcaattaaaaaacttTTCAGATGTATTAAATACTGGGTCAGAATGAAAGTCGTTTATGTGGACTTAGGCAATGTGGTTACTCCCAAACTTTTAGCCTGCCTTTATAAATGCCAAAAATATGCCATGTAATTCTATACAAATCCTAACATAGTGTCTTTcagaatgtttttgttgttgttcaaagGTTTCTTTCTACACATTGACTGCTTGAAATATATTTACTCcatattaagaataaaaagcCTTGTACTTTTCTCAGGATGCTAGTCTCAAAagcaataatgatttttttttttaatgtcagtttACCTGACATCTTTATTTAGGTACCTGTTGAGCCCCTGCTACATACCAAGTTTTGTACTAGACTAAGCACATTAATATATATTGtctgattttatttgatttttccttCTCATGGCAGTGGTGCTCAGCATAAAGGCTAAGAGCCCAGTCTTTCGACTCACGTAGAACTGATTCAAAACTTGGCTCTCACAATCACTTAAGTCTTCtgactctaaattttttttatttaataagaacACTATTAAAATCATCCATCTGGGATGGAAGAGATCATTCTATAGCCTGAACAGTTAACCTACTGTGGAGTCATTTACTGTCTCAATTAATTATTACAACTCAAATCCATGATTGTGATACCTTACTATACACCagtgtaaaataaaatggaatcttTGTCTCAAACCTTCGATAATCTAATTGGAAAGACATACTTAAACACAAATTATGAATGCCATCTGCCAACAATTGTTCTTCAAAGTATACTTAGTAAAAAACTTCCTTATGTGTTTACATTCAAAGTTTATTAAGTCCACGTATGCGGTAATACATAATTCAAATGCATTTTATGTATACTTACTGTCCCCATAATGCTTACAACACAGTGCTTTGTGTGTAAGTAATggtaaaaatatgtgtttaactGATCTTGGTGCGTAAAGTTTTAAATTAGGCTATTTAGCATGAAATTAATTCAGAAACTATATGCCACCATACAAAAATGTGATCAAGTATTGATATTTGACacagaaaatacttaaaattgaAGAAATTATCTGCATTACCTGGGATCTTACTCTATAGAAATTATGTCTGTGCTATAAAActcatgatatatatatttaaagtgcaaaTATGCATTTTTCCCATATGAATTAAACATGAATTTAAAATACAGCTTCTTCAGGATGTGACAAAtgtatttttcctctctctctctctcaccacttttCCTCTCTTTCACTAAGGGTGTATTCGTGCAAACACATTTAACAATATCAGAAGAGTTGATTCATACTCAAAATTTACTGATGCATTacgtggcaaaaaaaaaaaaattaccttctaAAGGAATCCAAGTAAATTTAGCTTTTCTAATTTATTCTGTGGAAGGCATTACTTTTTCTAGGAATGAGTAAGTGATCATTTGGAaagattatttttccttcctttgtccATAAAGATGTGATGACAGATTCAGAAACAAAGGCCATTAAATTGCCCATATTATTTATGGTTATGTCTATTTCTCTCCCTTCTTGTTTTTCATCAGGTTGGTATGCTATCTGCTGTGCCACACTTAGTAATGACAATTATTGTGCCTATTGGGGGACAAATTGCAGATTTTCTAAGAAGCAAGCAGATTCTTTCAACTACGACAGTGAGAAAGATCATGAATTGTGGTGGTAAGTACATAAGTGGCACTAAGGACATGTTTTTAGTTCAATCAGTTTAACCTACATGAGAGAATAACTTTTTCTACACATATCAAATTACTTAGATGCAGTTACATTTGTGCCTTCATTATTCACTTAAAATAACTTCCTCATATTACATCAAATTTTTCATAACTCCTAGTTTTAAGTAACTGCTTAATAATGCcatttgtggccaggcacggtggctcatgcctgtaatcccagcactttgggaggccaaggtgggtggatcacgaggtcaggagttcaagaccagcctggccaatatagtgaaaccccatctcgactaaaaacacaaaaaattagctgggcatggtggtgagtgcctgtaagtccagctacttggaagactgaggcaggagaattgcttgaaccttggaggcagaggttgcagtgagccgagatcacaccattgcactccagcctgggtgacaagagtgaaactccgtctcaaaaaataaaaataaaaaaaataaataataatgccaTTTGTATTTATTGTAACTAACTCACCTCTTCCAATCATTGAAACTTTAGGTTGTTTtggatgtttttctttgtttgtttttgtgtttttgagatggagtttcactcttgttgcccaggctggagtgcgatggcatgatctcggctcaccacaacccccgcctcccgggttcaagcgattctcttgcctcagcctcccaagtagctgggtttacaggcatgtgccaccacacccagctaattttgtatttttagtagagtctgggtttctccatgttggtcagactggcctcgaactcctgacctagggtgatctgcccgcctcggcctctcaaagttctgggattacagacatgagccaccgcatctggcctggATGTTTTTATTAAACACAAGGAAAGCTTCATGAATCTCTAGGGtaaattattatgattattatgattattattagttTTGAAGATAGACTCTCTGAAGTGGAATTTCTAGGTCAATAAGTTGGAACATTTTTAGCAGTTTTGGCTCATtggtaaaatttcaaaaatttctgaagaatttctatgtgtttgctTCTGAAGGTTTTGGCATGGAAGCCACACTGCTCCTGGTCGTTGGCTATTCTCATACTAGAGGGGTAGCAATCTCATTCTTGGTACTTGCAGTGGGATTCAGTGGATTTGCTATATCTGgtaagatataattttttttctttgtacttggGACATTCTGATTTTGACTGCTGATAaaagacacatacatataccTTTTTAtagatatcttcatatatatattctatatgttgAATAATAGTCAAATATTTCcactagaaaatgaaaaaaataaaatattgagaaaacaTTTAGATTTGTTAATACTCAATTTCCTCCTGgactgcctttttttgttgttgttaagaaaaCATTACCTCTTCTCTGTGGAGTGAACATCACATATTAAGTATTAGATAAGAATTCATACCTCATTCTATTCTCATTATATCCCCGAGAGAAATTATCACAAAGTAATTAAGCACGTGTTCTGTACCCAGTATATTTTAAGGAGTTGTGATGTGTGGTTCTATAGGTATTTACTTCTAAGACGTTTAGGATGCCCTGAGTCAAAACTTATGTGTGTATTTCAGGTTTCAATGTTAACCACTTGGATATCGCTCCAAGATATGCCAGTATCTTAATGGGCATTTCGAATGGTGTTGGCACATTGTCAGGAATGGTTTGTCCTATCATTGTTGGTGCAATGACAAAGAATAAGGTAAGATGGTCAAAACAGATGTTTAGTCATAGAAGACAGTTTCTCAAAATGATAATCTTTTTGGAAAAGAGTTAAAATATTATccttagcattttctttcttgtccAGTCACCACATCTCTGAGTGGGAAATATAAATGAGGCTCAGAATACAGTATCTTTTTAAGAATTCCAAGAAAGTCCATTTCCCTAACCAATAACCAATATGTTTCTCAACCCTTTTTAATAATTCTAATACCCCTGATGTGATAAAAACCCCTTTTGTCTCTAGCTTATTAAAATACTCAAGCAGATGTCTTCTGAGCTTTGTTTGTAAACCTCAATTCAGACTCCTCTGCAGTTGTCCAAGGAACAATATTATCATCAGCTATTTGTACTTATATGTGTATGCAGAGCTTTAAAATTCTGGTTTACTACaagtaaagaaacaaaggaaatggaataaaaagataagtaaatcaatggaaaaaaagagattatgaatattttaaaaatcagcaggccatagatatatttgtaattttatttctaaacttttagatttaaaacattaaataataaaagtaatagtaTTACAGAAGTGTTATATAGTTTTTGCTTTACATAATCAGGATATGGATTTTTCCCAAATATAGTGTTTTATGAAAACTCAGTGGTGGTGCATTCAGAGAAGATGTTAGGCGTTTAAATCATGGGGAGTCAGTTCTCACAGTGCTGCTTTTTCTCACTGCAGTCACGTGAAGAGTGGCAGTATGTCTTCCTGATCGCTGCCCTAGTCCACTATGGTGGAGTTATATTTTATGCAATATTTGCCTCAGGAGAGAAACAACCCTGGGCAGACCCGGAGGAAACAAGTGAAGAAAAATGTGGATTTATTCATGAAGATGAACTCGATGAAGAAACAGGGGACATTactcaaaattatataaattatggtACCACCAAGTCTTATGGTGCCACAACACAGGCCAATGGAG from Homo sapiens chromosome 11, GRCh38.p14 Primary Assembly encodes:
- the SLC17A6 gene encoding vesicular glutamate transporter 2, producing the protein MESVKQRILAPGKEGLKNFAGKSLGQIYRVLEKKQDTGETIELTEDGKPLEVPERKAPLCDCTCFGLPRRYIIAIMSGLGFCISFGIRCNLGVAIVDMVNNSTIHRGGKVIKEKAKFNWDPETVGMIHGSFFWGYIITQIPGGYIASRLAANRVFGAAILLTSTLNMLIPSAARVHYGCVIFVRILQGLVEGVTYPACHGIWSKWAPPLERSRLATTSFCGSYAGAVIAMPLAGILVQYTGWSSVFYVYGSFGMVWYMFWLLVSYESPAKHPTITDEERRYIEESIGESANLLGAMEKFKTPWRKFFTSMPVYAIIVANFCRSWTFYLLLISQPAYFEEVFGFEISKVGMLSAVPHLVMTIIVPIGGQIADFLRSKQILSTTTVRKIMNCGGFGMEATLLLVVGYSHTRGVAISFLVLAVGFSGFAISGFNVNHLDIAPRYASILMGISNGVGTLSGMVCPIIVGAMTKNKSREEWQYVFLIAALVHYGGVIFYAIFASGEKQPWADPEETSEEKCGFIHEDELDEETGDITQNYINYGTTKSYGATTQANGGWPSGWEKKEEFVQGEVQDSHSYKDRVDYS